One window from the genome of Dyadobacter sp. CECT 9275 encodes:
- a CDS encoding AraC family transcriptional regulator, producing the protein MKPLLIDLDYTLTDSFMIKEINAPYFNNTHHFHKDYEIVLVKESSGKRIIGDHVESFSDGDLVLVGPDLPHAWLNEKEYYEGRNDLHARSAVIYLRKTWLENEILRLPQTVRLRKLLENARRGVKFTGGVRERMGRLASEIYFAEGLKKTVSLFSILYELSETEEYQLLSSSNYLNMYNEQETVRLNHVYEYVMKNFSTQIRLEEAASVANMSPNAFCRYFKKQTQKNFFWFVNEIRIGHACKLLQQNELNISQVCYESGFQSLTNFNKFFKRITGKSPLVYRRDTAS; encoded by the coding sequence ATGAAGCCGCTGCTGATTGACCTTGATTATACGCTTACTGACTCCTTCATGATCAAGGAGATCAATGCTCCCTATTTTAATAACACGCATCATTTTCATAAGGACTACGAGATTGTCCTGGTGAAGGAAAGCAGCGGGAAACGGATTATCGGTGACCATGTCGAAAGTTTCAGCGACGGCGACCTGGTGCTGGTTGGCCCCGACCTGCCTCATGCCTGGCTTAACGAGAAGGAATATTATGAGGGAAGAAACGACTTGCACGCGCGCTCGGCGGTGATCTATCTGAGAAAAACCTGGCTGGAAAACGAGATACTTCGCCTGCCGCAGACTGTCCGTCTTCGGAAATTGCTCGAAAATGCCCGCCGCGGCGTGAAGTTTACAGGGGGTGTTAGGGAACGGATGGGTAGGTTGGCTTCCGAAATCTATTTTGCCGAAGGTCTCAAAAAAACGGTCAGCCTCTTTTCTATTCTATATGAGTTGTCGGAAACGGAGGAGTATCAGTTGCTTTCAAGCAGCAATTATCTCAACATGTACAACGAGCAGGAGACCGTCCGGCTCAACCATGTATATGAGTATGTGATGAAAAATTTTTCGACTCAGATCAGGCTGGAAGAAGCGGCCAGTGTGGCCAATATGTCACCTAATGCTTTTTGCCGTTATTTTAAAAAACAGACCCAGAAGAATTTCTTCTGGTTTGTGAACGAGATCCGGATCGGCCACGCCTGTAAGTTGTTGCAGCAGAACGAACTCAATATTTCACAGGTTTGCTATGAGTCAGGCTTTCAGAGCCTGACCAATTTCAACAAATTCTTTAAACGGATCACCGGGAAAAGTCCTCTGGTATACCGGCGGGATACTGCGTCGTGA
- a CDS encoding glycoside hydrolase family protein: protein MMKRAGRTDAVTTLFSGGVRSVAAVDMQKEVNLSRGRPCRPGHGLYRGCQRTTPVCRSEEQSVYHNPCSMRPNGYGNRGSRPGKIGYGFIKIKFNMFVRVLFSALLLHLVSQSQTVVAQKRPELLKLPFAFSDMGRTPMENTPFYFDSKLMMVANHRPGGADANGKDAYLYIDDMRTGQEVSRFGQGHSFVSAFSKGAELNVFALEFSDFGRIMNSKGINRLVTRDLKNWKQEVAISPEGGEHLFNSSVCEDEQGYLMAYESDKPVQFCFKFARSKDLSKWEKIPGLVYTGEKKEYSACPVIRYFKPYYYVIYLHAAVKGHNGWVSYLSRSKDLKEWELSPFNPILEAEAGEGKNNSDVDLIEYEGKTFLYYATGDQETWSTIRAAMYDGPMRTFFEGYFPQGKTFVKLSAKQN from the coding sequence ATGATGAAAAGAGCCGGGAGAACGGACGCCGTTACTACTCTCTTCAGTGGAGGCGTACGCTCGGTGGCTGCCGTGGATATGCAGAAAGAGGTGAATCTTTCCAGGGGCCGACCCTGCAGGCCAGGACATGGTCTATATCGCGGTTGTCAACGTACTACTCCTGTCTGCAGAAGCGAGGAACAAAGTGTATACCATAACCCATGCAGCATGCGACCGAACGGTTATGGCAACAGAGGGAGTCGACCGGGTAAAATTGGGTATGGTTTTATCAAGATAAAATTTAATATGTTTGTCCGCGTTTTGTTTAGCGCTTTACTGCTCCATCTTGTGAGCCAAAGTCAGACGGTTGTGGCACAAAAGCGGCCGGAACTGCTGAAGCTCCCCTTTGCTTTTTCCGACATGGGCCGTACCCCAATGGAAAACACGCCGTTCTATTTTGACTCAAAACTGATGATGGTGGCCAACCACCGGCCCGGAGGAGCTGATGCCAATGGAAAAGACGCCTACCTGTATATTGATGACATGCGAACCGGCCAGGAGGTGAGCCGTTTCGGTCAAGGGCATTCTTTCGTCAGTGCATTTTCCAAAGGTGCCGAGCTAAATGTTTTCGCGCTGGAATTCTCCGATTTTGGCCGTATCATGAATTCGAAGGGGATCAATAGACTGGTAACCAGGGACCTCAAAAACTGGAAACAGGAAGTGGCGATTTCGCCGGAGGGAGGTGAGCATTTGTTCAATTCGTCGGTGTGCGAAGACGAGCAAGGTTATCTGATGGCCTATGAATCGGACAAGCCGGTGCAGTTCTGTTTCAAATTTGCCCGTTCCAAAGACCTTTCCAAATGGGAGAAAATTCCCGGTCTGGTTTACACAGGCGAGAAAAAGGAGTACTCCGCGTGTCCGGTCATCCGCTACTTCAAGCCATACTATTATGTGATTTACCTGCATGCGGCGGTGAAGGGTCACAACGGCTGGGTTTCCTATCTCTCGCGCTCGAAAGATTTGAAGGAATGGGAGCTCAGCCCGTTTAACCCGATTCTGGAAGCCGAAGCGGGTGAGGGAAAAAATAATTCGGATGTGGATCTGATTGAATACGAGGGTAAAACATTTCTGTATTACGCCACGGGTGACCAGGAGACCTGGAGCACGATACGCGCTGCGATGTACGATGGTCCCATGCGTACATTTTTCGAAGGGTATTTCCCCCAAGGTAAAACGTTTGTGAAACTGTCGGCCAAACAGAACTGA
- a CDS encoding glycosyl hydrolase family 95 catalytic domain-containing protein, whose product MLKLTGLTFAAGVFPLRGFGSFKNAVRQTDWRTMQKSAFDPERFSWAISWPGQVSRYDLIYYSPPMDAMQGIPLGNGDVGVLFWCEESKIIAAVNKSDLWDDAPFTEFHNWDKKEEDYNTTLRHACRIVIDFKLPIFSTLYLTDFQARLSISDGVLTMGSSSPFGKVTFKAFVDFNTGLLSYDLKTEFTEALAVEVGVERFGSRTFSHWYSQINRDASIGTAGTNATVDDAGIYIHQKLATADFTVAGKVLTGSAVYRREHSRRATIVLPSQAKTETGLVFLVSDATNESNLEMAKKSLDKVQSVNAFQDANREAWRTIWTRSLMDYGDDYLTNLWYLTMFYSIASQRGKYPGRFNNGIWAWSRDVQNWNHYFHWNQQQIYWPLNAAGHHDLVEPYLNFRFDSLQHARDYARKHFKIDGAFVSDVTDRRGYNSSGEQENHTPIAEIALDFWRQYRFTGDKQFLKEKALPYMLDASRFFVTIFVKESDGLYHAREGTGYEGWIKLKDGLTELTYVKALIQATLDALKIAGKTIPEATTWKELILNLAPMPLVPAGDQSVASEQGKFKLLRGNNKNMTVATDQIVAAGWGIKEKKWLTVYHPADDAKFQDFNLLDGIFPTVASAPVFPSGLIGLSTKKQNPALFESLKTTALLYPQGVTGWDTQPIVLARLGLSEAVAATLARYPERWQIYCNGWGHWGMENEIVKDAEWFFRTNQVSDVSDPGKKFPFPMWPFRHMSMEGMAVFATTLNECLLQSHEDIIRIAPAFAGDRSARFMLHAVGGFKVSAQINSGTVQWVCIKSLSGNPCRLQLPWPSADLYIGKKSYMHKVEDGIALFDTKINDVFTIVPKGVPIADIFYGNETAVPNETARLHASGKAKIGLPRMF is encoded by the coding sequence ATGCTAAAATTGACAGGGCTGACGTTTGCGGCCGGGGTGTTTCCGTTACGCGGTTTTGGTTCTTTTAAAAATGCGGTCCGGCAAACTGATTGGCGTACTATGCAGAAATCCGCTTTTGATCCGGAGCGTTTCAGTTGGGCTATTTCATGGCCGGGGCAGGTTTCCCGGTATGATCTGATCTACTATAGCCCGCCAATGGATGCCATGCAGGGAATTCCACTTGGCAACGGCGATGTAGGTGTGCTGTTCTGGTGTGAGGAGTCGAAGATCATTGCGGCCGTCAATAAATCTGATCTATGGGATGACGCTCCGTTTACCGAGTTTCACAATTGGGACAAAAAAGAGGAAGACTACAATACCACGCTGAGACACGCCTGCCGCATCGTCATCGATTTTAAATTGCCGATTTTCAGCACTTTATATCTGACTGATTTTCAGGCGCGGCTGAGCATCTCGGACGGTGTACTGACGATGGGCAGCAGCAGCCCATTCGGGAAAGTGACCTTCAAAGCATTCGTCGATTTCAACACGGGGTTACTGTCTTATGATCTCAAAACGGAATTTACGGAGGCATTGGCGGTGGAAGTGGGCGTTGAGCGGTTTGGTTCACGCACGTTCTCGCATTGGTATTCACAGATTAACAGGGATGCATCTATCGGAACGGCGGGAACAAATGCCACCGTGGACGATGCCGGAATTTATATTCATCAGAAACTGGCGACTGCGGATTTCACGGTCGCAGGCAAAGTTTTAACAGGCAGTGCCGTTTACCGGAGAGAGCACTCCCGTCGGGCGACAATTGTGTTGCCAAGCCAGGCGAAAACGGAAACGGGTTTGGTTTTTCTAGTTTCGGATGCAACCAATGAATCCAACCTTGAAATGGCAAAGAAGTCGCTGGACAAAGTGCAAAGTGTGAATGCTTTTCAGGACGCGAACCGGGAGGCGTGGCGCACCATTTGGACCCGCTCACTCATGGATTACGGTGACGATTACCTGACCAACCTCTGGTACCTGACCATGTTTTACTCCATCGCATCGCAGCGGGGAAAGTATCCGGGACGGTTTAACAATGGCATCTGGGCATGGAGCAGGGATGTTCAGAACTGGAATCATTATTTCCATTGGAACCAGCAGCAGATATACTGGCCGCTGAATGCAGCAGGTCACCACGACCTGGTTGAACCTTATCTAAATTTCCGATTTGATTCCTTGCAGCACGCACGCGACTATGCCAGGAAACATTTCAAAATCGACGGGGCATTCGTGTCCGATGTCACGGATCGCCGTGGTTACAATTCTTCCGGTGAACAGGAAAATCATACACCAATCGCTGAAATCGCCCTTGATTTCTGGAGACAATACCGGTTTACCGGCGACAAGCAGTTTCTGAAAGAAAAGGCGCTTCCCTACATGCTGGATGCATCCCGTTTTTTTGTAACCATTTTTGTAAAAGAGAGCGATGGGCTGTATCACGCCAGGGAAGGAACCGGTTATGAGGGCTGGATCAAATTGAAAGATGGTCTTACCGAGCTCACGTATGTAAAAGCACTCATCCAGGCTACGCTTGATGCGCTAAAAATTGCTGGGAAAACGATCCCGGAAGCCACGACCTGGAAGGAACTGATCTTGAACCTCGCACCGATGCCCCTGGTGCCGGCAGGCGACCAGTCCGTTGCCTCCGAGCAGGGAAAATTCAAACTGCTGCGTGGAAACAACAAGAATATGACGGTGGCCACGGATCAGATCGTGGCGGCGGGCTGGGGGATCAAAGAGAAAAAATGGCTAACCGTGTACCACCCGGCTGACGATGCAAAATTTCAGGACTTTAACCTGCTTGACGGTATCTTTCCGACCGTTGCGTCAGCGCCGGTTTTCCCGTCTGGATTGATCGGCCTGTCGACAAAAAAGCAGAACCCGGCTTTGTTCGAGAGTCTTAAGACTACGGCTCTGCTCTATCCGCAGGGTGTTACCGGCTGGGACACGCAACCCATCGTACTGGCCCGGCTGGGCTTGTCGGAGGCAGTCGCAGCGACGCTTGCGCGATACCCCGAACGATGGCAGATCTATTGCAACGGATGGGGCCACTGGGGCATGGAAAATGAGATTGTGAAAGACGCAGAGTGGTTTTTTCGTACCAACCAGGTTTCCGACGTATCCGATCCCGGCAAGAAGTTTCCTTTTCCCATGTGGCCCTTCCGGCATATGTCTATGGAGGGTATGGCCGTCTTTGCGACTACGCTTAACGAATGCCTGCTGCAAAGTCATGAAGACATCATTCGCATCGCACCCGCTTTTGCAGGGGATCGCTCGGCGAGATTTATGCTGCACGCGGTGGGCGGTTTTAAGGTTTCTGCGCAGATCAATTCAGGAACGGTGCAGTGGGTTTGTATCAAAAGCCTCAGCGGGAACCCGTGCCGGTTGCAACTTCCCTGGCCGTCAGCCGACTTGTACATCGGGAAGAAATCGTATATGCACAAAGTGGAAGATGGCATCGCGCTGTTTGATACCAAAATAAATGATGTGTTCACCATCGTCCCGAAAGGTGTGCCTATTGCTGATATCTTTTATGGAAATGAAACGGCTGTCCCAAACGAAACGGCTCGTCTGCACGCCTCCGGGAAAGCCAAAATCGGTTTGCCGCGTATGTTCTAA
- a CDS encoding alpha-L-fucosidase: protein MKYRLLFLLMLPMLAQAQTTWKNPIVKQGRLGSPLVETSPFVFRNKLYLLENNQRFWDVKGAKPGDYFHDDEVRVKDVNTGKIVTVALKNHGFGTVLVWKDRVYVFAGNYGTGKPWRKMTEITMTSSADLKTWTKPVTVLKASPNEFFYNTAVTRAKDKFILLYETDDRRWKPFTFRYQESNDLINWKEIPDAIYGKDKYVGGPALYYEGGWYYTLYLEALKGAYETRITRSKDLISWEDAPEGRPFVTFDPSHKNIPLIRPDIAESNASDVELCYYKGKTILYFTGSDQTTAGDLQWATFDGTPAQLFAAFFSKPETGAAPKHDADWIPVLTAPTGNVQYNNLRENDKGTKPSLQQLAFQERQLGAFVHFGPATYLKSDMLSVPAADLFNPSKLDARQWVKTAKSFGAKHVVLTAKHHNGYCLWPTKTTDYSVVKSPWKQGKGDVVAEFVAACRENDMQIGLYVSGGDKHFPCSSTPDPQGQRKLVGDIHKYFPVFMEQLRELLTNYGEISYLWFDGAYDPFGWDVTNPKTKRALGTAYGDAIAALVQDLQPKAVIMGGTQPDVRWSGSEQGWSAYPLWNVLEKGEGLAHWVGPQNSGWIPAEANIYTRNTWFWTPDSDKTLRTTDFLKKTYFRSVGQGANLLINMTPDTSGLIPAAEVERLGEFGKSIQSALSAPLATGEGQTEISLGRKQPVSLFEIEEDISAGQHVKKYEIQAFTDNTWKTVAEGESIGRRRLQGITPVETGKVRLLVKEGNQKAVIRKFAVYHPTDTNQ from the coding sequence ATGAAATACCGGTTACTCTTTCTACTGATGCTGCCGATGCTTGCACAGGCACAAACGACCTGGAAAAACCCGATCGTCAAACAGGGACGGCTCGGCTCGCCGCTCGTCGAAACCAGTCCGTTTGTGTTCAGGAACAAATTATATCTGCTTGAAAATAACCAGCGGTTCTGGGATGTGAAAGGTGCGAAACCGGGTGACTATTTTCATGACGACGAGGTGCGCGTAAAAGATGTGAACACGGGAAAAATTGTCACCGTTGCGCTCAAAAACCATGGTTTCGGAACAGTGCTCGTTTGGAAAGACCGGGTGTACGTGTTTGCGGGAAACTATGGGACCGGCAAACCCTGGCGTAAAATGACGGAGATTACGATGACCAGCTCGGCAGACCTTAAAACCTGGACCAAGCCGGTGACTGTCCTCAAAGCCAGCCCGAATGAATTTTTCTATAACACAGCGGTAACAAGGGCGAAAGATAAATTTATTTTGCTCTACGAAACCGATGACCGTCGCTGGAAACCGTTTACGTTCCGTTACCAGGAATCGAACGACCTGATCAACTGGAAGGAAATACCTGATGCGATTTACGGGAAAGACAAATATGTGGGCGGGCCGGCGCTATATTATGAAGGTGGCTGGTACTACACCCTGTATCTTGAAGCGCTCAAAGGTGCCTATGAAACGCGCATTACCCGATCAAAGGATCTGATAAGCTGGGAGGATGCGCCGGAAGGCAGGCCGTTTGTGACCTTTGACCCAAGTCACAAAAACATTCCGCTCATACGCCCTGACATAGCAGAAAGCAATGCGTCGGACGTGGAGTTGTGTTATTACAAGGGCAAAACCATTCTGTATTTTACGGGAAGTGATCAAACCACGGCGGGGGACCTGCAATGGGCAACTTTTGATGGAACACCTGCTCAACTATTCGCCGCGTTTTTTAGCAAACCTGAGACCGGAGCGGCACCCAAACACGATGCCGACTGGATACCCGTACTGACAGCGCCGACGGGGAATGTGCAGTACAACAACCTGAGGGAAAACGATAAGGGGACAAAGCCCTCTCTCCAGCAGCTGGCTTTTCAGGAACGACAGCTGGGCGCGTTCGTGCATTTTGGTCCGGCCACTTACCTCAAATCTGACATGCTTTCGGTACCGGCAGCCGATTTGTTCAATCCTTCGAAACTGGATGCCCGGCAATGGGTGAAAACGGCGAAGTCGTTTGGTGCAAAACACGTGGTGCTCACGGCCAAGCATCACAACGGCTACTGTCTTTGGCCTACAAAAACAACGGATTACAGTGTTGTGAAGTCGCCCTGGAAACAGGGAAAGGGCGATGTAGTAGCCGAATTCGTAGCGGCTTGCCGGGAGAACGACATGCAGATCGGTTTGTATGTGTCGGGCGGGGATAAACATTTCCCCTGTTCGAGCACCCCCGATCCGCAAGGCCAGCGCAAACTCGTCGGCGACATTCATAAATATTTTCCGGTGTTTATGGAACAGCTCAGGGAATTACTGACCAATTATGGTGAGATCTCGTACCTGTGGTTTGACGGTGCATATGACCCTTTTGGATGGGACGTAACCAATCCTAAAACGAAACGCGCGCTCGGGACAGCTTACGGCGATGCTATAGCAGCCCTCGTGCAAGACCTCCAGCCCAAAGCCGTGATCATGGGGGGAACCCAGCCAGACGTACGCTGGTCGGGAAGTGAGCAGGGCTGGTCGGCGTATCCGCTATGGAACGTACTGGAAAAAGGGGAGGGGCTTGCCCATTGGGTCGGTCCGCAGAACAGCGGCTGGATTCCGGCGGAAGCAAATATCTACACCCGCAACACCTGGTTCTGGACTCCCGATTCTGATAAAACGCTCAGAACTACCGATTTTCTAAAAAAAACATACTTTCGATCGGTAGGGCAAGGGGCCAATCTGCTGATCAACATGACACCGGACACAAGCGGGCTTATCCCGGCTGCCGAGGTGGAGCGGTTGGGAGAATTTGGCAAAAGTATTCAATCTGCGTTGTCTGCGCCTCTTGCCACAGGTGAAGGACAAACGGAAATCAGCCTGGGCAGGAAGCAGCCCGTCAGCCTTTTCGAAATCGAGGAAGACATTAGCGCCGGTCAGCATGTGAAAAAGTATGAGATTCAGGCTTTTACCGACAATACCTGGAAGACCGTGGCGGAGGGAGAAAGCATTGGCCGCCGCCGGCTCCAGGGCATCACGCCCGTGGAAACAGGCAAAGTACGGCTGCTGGTGAAAGAGGGTAACCAAAAGGCCGTGATCAGGAAGTTTGCTGTTTACCATCCTACCGACACAAACCAGTAG
- a CDS encoding DUF2975 domain-containing protein, whose amino-acid sequence MKTLGKRSLSSLFKRGITFVLYLEFLLLLTPPLVFLDEDGIRYDWPITLTTVRTKPIIYPGSDLITDFELHGRSDAEVTSADQTLSFEDSTLGRRLLQTLHNLVYIGLILFITWQLRRVFSGFSINQPFANNNAARIKWIAFAVLFLVGFDMLEDVLHQLYTSSTILLSGARFDAYSFHVDSRTFMLGLLLLILAEVFRQGYAYQTDSESIL is encoded by the coding sequence ATGAAGACGTTAGGCAAAAGATCACTCTCTTCACTCTTCAAACGTGGTATTACTTTTGTATTGTATTTGGAATTCTTATTGCTGTTAACGCCTCCGTTGGTTTTTCTTGATGAAGACGGTATCCGCTATGACTGGCCGATTACGCTGACAACGGTCAGAACCAAACCAATCATCTATCCAGGGAGTGATCTGATTACCGATTTTGAACTACATGGCCGCTCAGATGCCGAAGTGACCAGCGCGGACCAGACGCTCTCCTTTGAGGACAGCACCCTAGGCAGACGATTACTTCAAACCTTGCATAACTTGGTTTATATCGGTTTAATCCTGTTCATCACCTGGCAACTAAGGAGGGTCTTCTCGGGTTTTTCGATAAATCAGCCTTTCGCTAACAACAATGCAGCCCGAATCAAATGGATCGCCTTTGCCGTGTTGTTTCTGGTAGGGTTCGATATGCTTGAAGACGTCCTGCATCAGCTTTATACCAGCTCTACCATTCTGCTTTCCGGAGCCAGGTTCGATGCTTATTCCTTTCATGTTGACTCTCGTACGTTTATGCTTGGCTTGCTACTCCTTATTTTGGCGGAAGTATTCCGGCAAGGTTATGCCTACCAGACCGACAGCGAATCTATTCTTTAA
- a CDS encoding helix-turn-helix domain-containing protein — translation MAIIVNLDVVMAKKKMSLTELSERLGISMTNLSLLKTGKVKGVRFTTLEALCRALDCKPGDILDIE, via the coding sequence ATGGCAATAATCGTGAATCTGGATGTAGTTATGGCCAAGAAAAAGATGTCTCTCACCGAATTATCGGAGAGACTCGGCATCTCTATGACCAACTTATCTCTGCTCAAGACTGGAAAAGTAAAAGGTGTTCGCTTTACGACCCTTGAGGCTCTTTGTCGGGCTCTGGATTGTAAGCCGGGCGATATACTCGATATAGAATAA
- a CDS encoding serine hydrolase domain-containing protein, whose translation MDKKTRAISITLGWLVAVCNLASCNTNPGKTKPEKIDYLVERAAKEHTFIGNVLVMDKGQIIYKKGIGKANMALGLSNSDSTRFLLASLSKPFTAILILKLAEQGKLKLTDRLITYFKTVQSRKADEVTIHQLLTHTSGIKEFISEKRPFIESDLAQIRFNFEPGDDFEYSNSGYVLLAKMAEIASGKSYPDLVRELIFHPLQMSSSGVARLLDTIPNLAIGYQAAAQTQLVTIPYSLAVVDGAGSLYSTAGDLVKLNQGLNSDAILSKKMRELMVYPHVKEKFGYGWYLRERGGIWDVSYHKGDLPGYTSMLSRRNGFNQLIVLLANAGGLDLADLENDISRVLQAKE comes from the coding sequence ATGGACAAGAAAACAAGGGCCATTTCCATAACTTTAGGCTGGCTAGTGGCGGTTTGTAATCTGGCTAGTTGCAATACCAATCCAGGAAAAACGAAACCGGAGAAAATAGATTACCTGGTCGAAAGAGCGGCTAAAGAGCATACGTTTATCGGGAATGTCCTGGTAATGGACAAGGGACAAATCATTTATAAAAAAGGCATCGGAAAAGCCAACATGGCCCTGGGCCTGTCCAATAGTGATAGTACCCGGTTTTTACTGGCCTCGCTTTCCAAGCCTTTTACCGCTATTCTGATCTTAAAACTAGCTGAACAAGGGAAGCTCAAACTGACCGATAGGCTGATAACCTATTTTAAAACGGTCCAATCGAGGAAGGCAGATGAGGTCACCATCCACCAATTATTAACCCATACGTCGGGTATTAAGGAATTCATATCGGAAAAGCGTCCTTTTATTGAATCCGATCTAGCACAAATAAGGTTCAATTTTGAGCCAGGGGATGATTTCGAGTATTCCAATTCGGGCTACGTTCTGTTAGCCAAAATGGCCGAGATAGCCTCAGGCAAGTCATACCCTGACTTGGTCAGAGAGTTGATATTTCATCCCCTACAGATGTCTTCTTCAGGAGTAGCCAGGTTATTAGACACTATTCCGAATCTGGCCATTGGCTACCAGGCAGCTGCTCAGACCCAGCTCGTGACCATACCTTATTCCCTTGCAGTTGTCGATGGGGCTGGTTCACTGTATTCAACAGCTGGTGATTTAGTCAAGCTTAATCAGGGGCTAAATTCTGATGCCATTTTGTCCAAAAAGATGCGCGAACTGATGGTATATCCCCATGTTAAAGAAAAGTTTGGTTATGGCTGGTACCTACGCGAACGAGGTGGCATTTGGGACGTGTCCTATCACAAAGGTGATCTACCAGGTTATACGAGTATGCTGAGCCGAAGAAATGGGTTCAATCAACTCATCGTTTTATTGGCCAATGCAGGAGGTCTTGATCTGGCAGATCTAGAGAATGACATTAGTCGCGTATTACAAGCAAAGGAGTAA
- a CDS encoding sensor histidine kinase produces the protein MKSLANSRYFILLQVAIIPLCCGLLNWILIGTVYWQNWRTFGLASSIIVILSISNFMVNGSIVVPRLRGNNPEPAQYLTKTIRQYIGTATCSCLHFSLAYFIYQWIDLPGFVPDPLRLMFCVLFTLLTDAVVTVSYENIYNFGAWQQSRQEVETLSKAQLQAQLDALRQQVNPHFLFNSLNTLTTLIGEDPQKAETFCYELSSVYRYLLRSNEAALVPLTNELEFINSYYHLLKTRHGDAVTLVTHIQPGLKALHLPPLTLQLLLENAVKHNVILPEQPLTITLRTTEQQRLTVSNNLQRKPHRDMSNGVGLSNILIKYQTLNLPAPVIEDDGREFRVTLPLV, from the coding sequence ATGAAATCGCTCGCTAACTCCCGGTATTTTATACTCCTGCAAGTCGCCATCATACCGCTCTGCTGCGGCCTTCTAAACTGGATACTTATTGGTACGGTTTATTGGCAAAACTGGCGCACATTCGGCCTGGCATCAAGCATTATCGTGATCCTTTCCATCAGTAACTTCATGGTCAACGGGTCCATCGTCGTCCCCAGACTGCGCGGAAATAACCCCGAACCAGCCCAATACTTGACCAAAACGATCAGGCAGTATATCGGTACTGCCACGTGTTCGTGTCTGCACTTCAGCCTTGCCTACTTTATTTATCAATGGATCGACCTGCCCGGTTTCGTACCTGACCCTCTTCGGCTGATGTTCTGCGTACTGTTCACGCTGCTCACAGATGCTGTTGTTACGGTATCCTATGAAAATATCTACAATTTTGGTGCCTGGCAGCAATCACGTCAGGAGGTAGAAACGCTCAGCAAGGCGCAGCTACAGGCCCAGCTGGACGCCCTTCGCCAGCAGGTGAACCCCCACTTCCTCTTCAACAGTCTCAACACCCTCACGACTTTGATTGGCGAAGACCCTCAAAAAGCAGAAACCTTCTGCTACGAGCTAAGTTCAGTCTATCGATATCTTCTCCGAAGCAATGAGGCAGCCCTGGTGCCGCTGACTAATGAGCTAGAGTTTATTAACTCGTACTATCATCTGTTGAAGACCCGTCATGGCGATGCAGTAACGCTCGTTACGCACATCCAGCCCGGTTTGAAGGCCTTGCATCTGCCGCCCTTAACGCTGCAACTGCTTCTTGAAAATGCCGTGAAGCATAACGTCATCCTGCCTGAACAGCCCCTGACTATTACGCTTAGAACCACCGAACAACAACGCCTGACGGTCAGCAACAACCTGCAACGCAAGCCCCATCGGGATATGTCCAACGGTGTGGGCCTAAGTAACATACTGATTAAGTACCAGACGCTCAACCTGCCCGCGCCGGTCATCGAAGATGACGGGCGCGAGTTCCGGGTAACTTTACCCCTTGTCTGA